One Solanum pennellii chromosome 9, SPENNV200 DNA segment encodes these proteins:
- the LOC107029920 gene encoding subtilisin-like protease SBT4.15 has translation MWRSIFIFIFNLCLLVSANANNDNQRKSYIVYMGELPKDTRSLISNHNNILKQAFGSNLAVAQLPRVLHSYSKSFNGFVTKLLPEEADLLSHRQDVISVFPNTIRQLRTTRSWDFVGMPLNVERNQVESDIIVGVIDTGIWIQSESFNDKGFGPPPSKWKGKCAQGANFTKCNNKVIGAQFFNLGGAGNDNELSPADFEGHGTHVASTVGGVPVPGASLYGIAEGTARGGVPSARIATYKACWSMGCTDMDILAAFDAAISDGVDIISLSVGGGGREFFEDSIAIGAFHALKKGILTSCAAGNSGPDLGTIENVAPWIFTVAATSSDRKFETDAMLGNGVAISGISVNTFEPTKKWFPLTSGTLAQAKNASYYGNYSACDYGTLDDTKVKGKIVYCLGSNQQDYTLKALQGAGTIILSDKMTDTPFITYISSTSINTTYAAQVEKYIQSTKSPQAVIHKTRTVNMTAPFVPSFSSRGPQSISLNILKPDISAPGLSILAAFTGLNSINSDGTKDKRIVKYNVDSGTSMSCPHAAAATAYVKSFHPDWSPAAIKSALMTTATSMKIRPVGAELASGSGQINPRKAINPGLIYDLDINSYIGYFCKEGYNSTNIALLTGSKMYNCSSIPKALGADGLNYPSMHLQLQNPNETDISAIFYRTVTYVGNGSAVYKAKVRGPKCLSINVVPKILSFSKANEKKSFTVELKGKFTRDKSWYISSSLVWGGNKPCVKSPILVYRPLFNVVY, from the exons atgtggagaagtatttttattttcatcttcaaTTTGTGTCTTCTAGTTAGTGCTAATGCAAATAATGACAATCAAAGAAag TCATATATTGTGTATATGGGTGAACTTCCAAAGGACACAAGGTCCTTAATTAGCAATCACAACAACATCCTCAAACAAGCATTTGGatcaaa TTTAGCAGTAGCACAACTACCAAGGGTATTACACAGTTACAGCAAAAGTTTTAACGGGTTCGTGACAAAATTATTGCCAGAAGAAGCAGACCTTCTATCTC aTAGACAAGATGTTATTTCAGTGTTCCCAAACACAATTCGACAACTTCGAACAACAAGATCATGGGATTTTGTTGGCATGCCATTAAATGTTGAAAGAAATCAAGTTGAAAGtgatattattgttggtgtTATTGATACAG gaaTATGGATTCAATCAGAAAGTTTCAATGATAAAGGCTTTGGGCCTCCACCTTCAAAATGGAAAGGCAAATGTGCCCAAGGTGCCAACTTCACTAAATGCAACAA CAAAGTGATCGGAGCACAATTTTTCAATCTTGGAGGTGCGGGAAATGACAACGAGCTCTCACCGGCCGATTTCGAAGGCCACGGGACCCACGTGGCGTCCACGGTTGGTGGAGTACCCGTCCCGGGCGCTAGCTTGTACGGTATAGCAGAAGGCACTGCACGCGGAGGTGTCCCATCCGCGCGCATTGCCACCTACAAAGCGTGTTGGTCCATGGGGTGCACGGACATGGACATTTTAGCCGCGTTCGACGCTGCCATCTCCGACGGGGTGGACATAATTTCCCTCTCCGTCGGAGGCGGAGGGCGCGAATTTTTCGAGGATTCGATTGCTATTGGAGCATTTCATGCCCTAAAAAAGGGGATTTTGACAAGTTGTGCTGCTGGAAATAGTGGGCCTGATTTGGGAACTATTGAAAATGTAGCCCCATGGATTTTCACAGTGGCTGCTACTAGCTCTgatagaaaatttgaaactgaTGCTATGTTGGGCAATGGAGTGGCTATTTCT gGAATTTCAGTCAACACATTTGAACCAACGAAAAAATGGTTTCCATTAACCTCAGGAACTCTTGCACAAGCAAAGAATGCATCTTATTATGGAAATTACAG TGCGTGCGATTATGGGACTTTAGATGATACCAAAGtgaaagggaaaattgtatattgtCTTGGAAGTAATCAACAAGATTATACCCTAAAAGCATTACAAGGAGCTGGTACAATTATATTATCTGATAAAATGACAGATACTCcatttattacatatatatCATCAACAAGTATCAACACAACATATGCTGCACAAGTTGAGAAGTACATACAATCTACAAA ATCCCCTCAAGCTGTGATACACAAAACAAGAACTGTGAACATGACTGCACCATTTGTGCCTTCTTTCTCATCTAGAGGACCTCAATCAATCAGTCTCAACATTCTCAAg CCTGACATATCTGCCCCTGGATTGAGCATCTTGGCTGCATTTACAGGATTGAATTCTATCAATAGTGATGGAACTAAAGACAAGAGAATTGTGAAGTATAATGTTGATTCAGGCACTTCCATGTCTTGTCCACATGCTGCTGCTGCCACTGCTTATGTTAAATCATTTCATCCTGATTGGTCTCCTGCAGCTATCAAATCCGCTCTCATGACAACCG cTACATCTATGAAGATTAGACCAGTGGGAGCTGAATTAGCCTCAGGATCAGGACAAATAAATCCAAGAAAGGCAATTAATCCTGGTTTAatatatgatcttgatattaACTCATATATAGGCTATTTTTGCAAAGAAGGCTATAACAGTACAAACATAGCTTTACTCACTGGAAGCAAAATGTACAACTGTTCAAGCATACCAAAAGCATTAGGGGCAGATGGACTAAATTACCCTTCAATGCACTTACAACTTCAAAATCCAAATGAAACTGATATTTCTGCAATTTTCTATAGAACTGTGACATATGTTGGGAATGGCAGTGCTGTGTATAAAGCAAAAGTTAGGGGACCAAAGTGTCTTTCTATAAATGTTGTGCCAAAAATTTTGTCATTTAGTAAAGCAAATGAGAAAAAATCATTTACAGTTGAGTTGAAGGGGAAATTCACTAGAGATAAATCATGGTATATTTCTAGTTCTTTAGTTTGGGGTGGGAATAAACCTTGTGTTAAAAGTCCTATCTTAGTTTATAGGCCATTATTTAATGTTGTGTATTAA
- the LOC107029863 gene encoding LOW QUALITY PROTEIN: uncharacterized protein DDB_G0284459 (The sequence of the model RefSeq protein was modified relative to this genomic sequence to represent the inferred CDS: inserted 1 base in 1 codon), producing MTRSTHSPHYFFSXVSFSPLFSLTPHYEHTKHIGNSTTRLCTAEQQRFSDSDADDDDKDELVDCEMEATQSLILYRDGSGIRSFVFLFKMKDKFTPPCKAVEGKFAGGDGKGELVDFEMEAAQALACLANPGSRSDEFSVPGPSGRSEEHVITIQSEHESEPKTSPQHVLNYPPVASRRSRQNLTEEEKEERRLSRVLANRESARQTIRRRQAMYEELTRKAADLSSENNNLKKEKELAAKEYDYLKNENVTLRRQMSRIEKAEAEETDGASRSKPVEISSTSPTPAPNLTPTPAPTSLFNQPPILPFFWPSIVQPFNLLQCSTQNISDIASVVPLPIAGELNSINRQQISNPGNPLYLLPFPCLIPFYPQSNPFLPWASTVTEKHAETSSAHQCSTSYMNMENNQAATTQETETEAFLGFPPDSCASDRRRQRSREMIPMTGPSGYIDTHHQQDDDTPDTNALSCTAGHRGDTSEKTSEESITCSSEKTADAIAAATEARKRRKELLHLKGHH from the exons ATGACACGTAGTACTCATTCACcgcattatttttttt gagtctcattttctcctttattcTCTCTTACACCACACTATGAACACACCAAACACATCGGAAATTCAACAACACGGCTGTGCACGGCGGAGCAACAGAGGTTTTCCGATAGTGACGCTGACGACGACGACAAAGATGAACTGGTGGATTGTGAAATGGAAGCAACGCAAAGTTTGATTTTGTATAGAGACGGATCTGGAATTCGAAG T tttgtttttcttttcaaaatgaaGGACAAATTTACGCCGCCGTGCAAGGCGGTGGAAGGGAAGTTTGCTGGTGGAGATGGAAAAGGTGAACTGGTGGATTTTGAAATGGAAGCAGCACAAGCATTGGCTTGTTTAGCTAATCCAGGGAGTAGAAGTGATGAATTTTCAGTTCCAGGACCATCTGGTCGCTCTGAg GAACATGTAATAACGATACAGTCCGAGCATGAATCTGAACCAAAAACAAGTCCTCAACATGTTCTGAACTATCCACCAGTTGCCAGCAGAAGATCGAGGCAGAATTTGACTGAG GAGGAGAAGGAAGAACGGAGACTCTCTCGTGTTTTGGCGAATAGAGAGTCTGCTAGGCAAACAATTCGCCGGAGACAG gcTATGTATGAGGAATTGACAAGAAAAGCAGCTGATCTTTCATCGGAGAACAACAATTTGAAGAAG GAAAAGGAGCTGGCAGCTAAGGAGTACGATTATTTGAAGAACGAAAATGTTACCTTAAGACGACAG ATGTCTAGAATAGAGAAGGCTGAAGCAGAGGAAACAGATGGTGCTTCTAGGTCGAAACCAGTAGAAATCTCGAGTACAAGTCCAACTCCAGCTCCAAATCTGACTCCAACTCCAGCTCCGACCTCTCTTTTTAACCAGCCTCCTATATTACCTTTCTTTTGGCCATCCATCGTTCAACCTTTCAACCTATTACAATGTAGTACTCAAAATATTTCTGATATTGCATCAGTGGTGCCTTTACCTATTGCCGGTGAATTAAATTCTATCAACAGACAACAGATTTCGAATCCAGGAAATCCACTATATTTACTTCCCTTCCCTTGCTTGATCCCATTTTATCCTCAAAGTAATCCGTTCCTTCCGTGGGCCTCTACCGTTACTGAAAAACATGCCGAGACTTCCTCAGCCCATCAGTGTAGTACATCATATATGAACATGGAGAACAATCAAGCAGCAACTACCCAGGAAACCGAGACGGAAGCTTTTCTTGGTTTTCCACCAGACTCATGTGCATCTGACAGAAGGCGACAGCGCTCTAGAGAAATGATCCCTATGACTGGTCCCTCTGGATATATTGACACTCATCATCAACAAGACGACGATACCCCTGATACCAATGCTCTCTCTTGTACCGCGGGACATAGAGGAGATACATCAGAAAAGACATCTGAAGAATCCATCACCTGCTCTAGCGAAAAGACGGCAGATGCCATTGCAGCAGCAACAGAAGCTCGGAAACGAAGGAAAGAGCTACTGCATTTGAAAGGCCACCATTAA